A window from Culex pipiens pallens isolate TS chromosome 3, TS_CPP_V2, whole genome shotgun sequence encodes these proteins:
- the LOC120424167 gene encoding AT-rich interactive domain-containing protein 4B isoform X4: MQQVDDPPYLTVGTEVSAKYKGAFCEAKVRKVVRNIKCKVAYKQTGLGSGVVSDEQIKGALRVGASVEVRHPERKEYVEATLTKIQDCSQYTVVFDDGDITTLRRSALCLKSGRHFNESETLDQLPLTHPEHFGNPVIGGRRGRRSRHLLQDDSSDEDDEPASSSRSNVAGDKEEHIGKVVCVETSDNKKKNPKENWFPGLVVAPTAQDQVRIRIKDEYLVRSFKDGRYYTVPKKEASDFTRDSTNKSEAAAVSAALDFMDNDTLPPHWDREVLFGNAGSCSDSEQELETDSSDDEPTEEKDHFVAQLYKFMDDRGTPLNKVPSIINRDVNLYRLFRAVQKLNGYNRVTSQNQWKQIALRLGFSPATASITNLVKQAYKKFLFSFEEFNRKLGCTMVPHPRTNRTKGRSLVRASSVQSPKTTEKDKPSTSKASTSAAIAAAQEAASSSAVEESGSESSAAETPPTSTAKQPPPAAATSTKRKLSGAGVGKVKALVDKFEEKEKEREKEKEKEKEKSKESVKKQEEPAVKKEPKTPKQAPPPPPVKAPVESEKRGRKRKETDSTDSKKDEKDSGKGSSGGVSNSSADGGPGGGPGSSGGVNVAVDAKETKRSGDFPIEVGDKLKVYYDEQKVTYEAKVIEIAMQEGNPIYLVHYTGWNTRYDEWVRKERIAENLTNSKNTKKSKSERNSSGPPGSSGPTTPATTPKASKRIRGNSKGDITATPTTTTTTTTTPGSNPVTPSTSASSSQRNKSPASAPPGHHRRPVTRGGHPHSSSRRRTSNNTDISSLSIATDDNTSDDSEDSDSVPIKKCPTNTNSSASSSSSTSSSSSLSSSSTKVSTTAEAGSSSEAAAISADEFSNGASKGRDYDLNQIRSELKGFKELKSPASPASDSTATANTEGVTATASSSSPSKDQPEKKAVDADDVSTSGSPTTTLKEEPADIEEDIDAKSTESETLCSEEDSSQSSNKAFSSSPITAMVDSEDTAPEAPVLEPVTSATTVVAASTVSSTVSVITSPVVKSTTVVKVVEVKSVEKEKPPEKVVKAVEEKAGSMPVRPPLKTYGTEAAIRANAEKDAVKFAFSTIIRETEPLDALPPIPVGGGAPSTSSAVVTSVVKEVAQVAPVISKPSQLLHEDKPKPQPIQRGNPSAFASTSGPAVKATPAAPLPAAQPPPATIAPPLKSTKLINVQDEIVATVINKSAIAAATTATAVSAALSSTIPGTASSVNAPAVPVPVATPTPPPATTTSTTTLAALRAEKKLTGDKKVEKVIPLSKLAPSSSSATLLPTEKKLSSSTLTPAQNKLLSKEALSIKSIFESSAAKLDDKITDVYEFKDVEFDLEPKGSAVTGAGTPRKLVSDVPQAEVVSSLIPALLVEEKKVVGLKKGPLVRKADPLALVDKKVKKPSPIKETDKLKLVRREKERDPEKEKLLLSELEGAAASFSSTMTTTPEKSSPHFAGFSSASATKIEHSFDVLRKSPNFNVAPHRDEKEEVKPEPAKLATVTKGIFTPVMSPTGLECTESIKSPLRVEEKVKEEPTLENCKKYFNDMNFEFDAPKVEKPPSIADKVLKALSQQQQQQAGHASTVKTEFPKYIIPTPVHKHHPTPSVSIEPVIASSVTPIPTAPLKFEATNFAAVIPIIPVKTILPQPLPLTEPPKIELPNIILKKEIDLSKTIPVVATPLLKIPSTFTAIKPEILPPTTCTKSQDLTESIKKLETSNLVQAESSRFTHHDEDSTDSNDSEHRLVIEDPEALDHPSVVTTPNQQTDFEKLIKVEVEEKPHISHVDMHSAASAAAVAAVACKEKLVYKTEPPPVELVKDESKPKPASILETIIQSELNTAASRGIGSQGYLKLKDQQDSFAQNELERLRREEQLQQQQQQQNQPPPSNPTPQPAVAEPADKKAPDSSTGSTESLSLLLCEETIPGSPAPVCGVSSAAAQKESTKVYAETGSSFLQPQNIAANAAAASDLKPVPMDLEPVADTTMNPARKAADTVDTPTSSPRDSVSQDENQEPDASPTKRRRQRKASEEPTIKRRRTAASGGGYGSRGGHRNVPSNATDSEDNSDSMAFQRGASAGGNTSGAGGGSSSAASPAGGKSGRPCQYNFLVNLDPALNSAQRVAILKKKIQELRKTYNAIKAELASIDRRRKKLRRRERENKKQAKLAAAAAAAAGAANI; encoded by the exons ATGCAG CAAGTGGACGATCCCCCATATTTGACTGTTGGCACGGAGGTTAGCGCCAAATACAAGGGGGCGTTTTGCGAGGCCAAGGTCCGCAAAGTGGTCCGGAACATCAAGTGCAAGGTCGCGTACAAGCAGACCGGCCTGGGCTCGGGCGTCGTCTCGGATGAGCAAATCAAGGGCGCGTTGCGGGTGGGCGCTTCGGTTGAGGTGCGGCATCCGGAGCGGAAGGAGTACGTGGAAGCGACGCTGACCAAGATTCAGGACTGCTCGCAGTACACGGTGGTGTTTGACGACGGGGACATAACGACGCTGCGACGGAGTGCGCTCTGTCTGAAGAGTGGGCGCCACTTTAACGAGAGTGAAACGCTGGACCAGCTTCCGCTGACGCATCCGGAGCACTTTGGGAATCCGGTGATTGGTGGACGGCGTGGTCGAAGGTCGCGCCATTTGCTGCAGGACGATAGCTCGGACGAGGATGATGAACCGGCGTCCAGCTCGCGGTCGAACGTGGCCGGCGACAAGGAGGAACACATTGGGAAGGTCGTCTGCGTGGAGACCAGCGATAACAAGAAGAAGAATCCCAAGGAGAATTGGTTTCCGGGGCTGGTGGTGGCTCCGACGGCGCAGGATCAAGTCCGCATTCGAATTAAGGACGAATACCTGGTGCGGTCGTTCAAGGATGGCCGCTACTACACCGTCCCCAAGAAGGAAGCCTCGGACTTTACCCGTGATAGCACCAACAAAAGTGAAGCGGCCGCCGTATCGGCCGCCCTCGACTTTATGGACAATGACACGCTTCCGCCGCATTGGGACCGCGAGGTCCTGTTCGGAAACGCAGGCAGCTGCTCGGACTCGGAACAGGAGCTGGAAACGGACAGCTCGGACGACGAGCCCACCGAGGAGAAGGACCACTTTGTGGCGCAGCTGTACAAGTTTATGGACGATCGCGGCACGCCCCTGAACAAGGTTCCGTCGATCATCAACCGCGACGTCAACCTGTACCGACTGTTCCGGGCGGTCCAGAAGCTGAACGGTTACAACCGCGTCACCAGCCAGAACCAGTGGAAACAGATCGCGCTACGCCTAGGATTCTCACCGGCCACGGCCAGCATCACGAACCTCGTCAAGCAGGCCTACAAAAAGTTCCTCTTCTCGTTTGAAGAGTTCAACCGGAAGCTGGGCTGCACGATGGTCCCCCATCCGCGTACCAACCGCACCAAAGGACGCAGTCTGGTGCGCGCCAGCTCCGTACAATCGCCCAAAACAACGGAAAAGGACAAACCATCCACGTCGAAGGCGTCCACATCGGCTGCCATTGCCGCCGCTCAGGAAGCTGCCTCCAGCAGTGCCGTTGAAGAGTCTGGAAGTGAATCGAGTGCGGCCGAAACGCCACCAACGAGCACGGCCAAACAACCGCCACCGGCGGCGGCCACCAGTACCAAGCGAAAGCTGTCCGGAGCTGGCGTTGGCAAGGTCAAAGCGCTCGTGGACAAGTTTGAGGAGAAGGAAAAAGAGCGCGAGAAGGAGAAGGAAAAAGAAAAGGAAAAGAGTAAGGAAAGCGTAAAAAAGCAGGAAGAACCTGCTGTGAAGAAGGAGCCCAAGACTCCGAAGCAAgcgccaccaccaccgccaGTAAAAGCGCCAGTTGAAAGTGAGAAACGTGGCCGAAAGCGGAAGGAGACTGATTCAACGGATTCGAAAAAGGACGAAAAGGACAGTGGAAAGGGTTCTTCCGGGGGTGTAAGCAACAGTTCGGCCGACGGTGGTCCCGGAGGTGGCCCAGGGTCAAGTGGCGGTGTCAACGTGGCAGTCGATGCCAAGGAAACGAAACGAAGCGGAGACTTCCCGATCGAGGTCGGTGACAAGCTGAAGGTTTACTACGACGAGCAGAAGGTCACGTACGAGGCGAAGGTCATCGAGATTGCCATGCAGGAGGGAAACCCAATCTACCTGGTGCACTACACCGGCTGGAACACACGATACGACGAGTGGGTCCGCAAGGAACGCATCGCGGAGAATCTCACCAACAGCAAAAACACCAAGAAGAGCAAATCCGAACGTAACAGCAGTGGACCGCCGGGCAGCTCCGGCCCAACAACACCCGCGACCACTCCGAAAGCCTCCAAGCGCATTCGAGGCAACTCAAAGGGTGACATCACCGCCACCCCCACCACAACCACAACAACGACCACCACCCCCGGTTCAAACCCCGTCACTCCAAGCACCTCCGCATCGTCCTCCCAGCGCAACAAATCGCCAGCATCCGCCCCTCCCGGTCACCACCGGCGGCCGGTAACGCGCGGCGGTCACCCGCACTCTTCCTCGCGCCGCCGAACCTCCAACAACACCGACATCTCGTCGCTGTCCATCGCCACCGACGACAACACCAGCGACGACTCGGAGGACTCGGACTCGGTGCCGATCAAAAAGTGCCCCACCAACACCAACAGCTcggcctcgtcgtcgtcgtccaccTCGTCGAGCAGCAGCCTCAGCTCGAGCAGCACGAAAGTAAGTACAACGGCCGAGGCGGGTTCGTCTTCGGAGGCGGCGGCCATCTCGGCGGATGAGTTTAGCAACGGAGCCTCCAAGGGTCGCGATTACGATCTGAACCAA ATCCGGTCCGAGCTCAAAGGCTTCAAGGAGCTCAAATCTCCGGCCTCGCCCGCCTCGGACAGCACTGCGACGGCCAACACGGAAGGCGTCACCGCCACGGCATCCTCGTCCTCGCCGAGCAAGGACCAACCGGAGAAGAAAGCCGTCGATGCCGACGATGTTTCCACCTCCGGCTCACCCACGACGACGCTCAAGGAGGAACCGGCCGACATCGAGGAGGACATCGACGCCAAGTCGACCGAGTCGGAAACGCTGTGCAGCGAGGAGGACTCGTCCCAGTCGTCGAACAAGGCGTTCTCCAGCTCGCCCATTACGGCGATGGTCGATTCGGAGGATACGGCGCCGGAAGCGCCGGTGTTGGAGCCGGTGACGTCGGCGACGACGGTGGTGGCAGCGAGTACGGTTAGTTCGACCGTTTCGGTTATTACGAGTCCGGTGGTGAAGAGTACGACCGTGGTTAAGGTGGTTGAGGTGAAGTCCGTTGAGAAGGAGAAGCCTCCGGAGAAGGTGGTTAAGGCGGTGGAGGAGAAAGCTGGGTCGATGCCGGTGAGGCCTCCTCTCAAGACGTACGGTACGGAAGCGGCGATTCGGGCGAACGCCGAGAAGGATGCGGTCAAGTTTGCGTTCAGCACGATCATTCGGGAAACTGAACCGTTGGACGCGCTGCCACCGATTCCGGTTGGAGGTGGTGCTCCGTCGACTTCTAGCGCAGTTGTTACGTCCGTTGTTAAGGAGGTCGCCCAGGTTGCACCGGTCATCTCCAAACCATCTCAGCTACTCCACGAAGACAAGCCGAAACCGCAACCGATACAACGTGGAAATCCGTCGGCATTCGCTTCCACTTCGGGACCAGCGGTCAAGGCAACTCCTGCTGCGCCGCTGCCTGCAGCTCAACCACCGCCAGCGACGATCGCGCCACCCCTGAAGAGTACAAAGCTGATCAACGTTCAGGACGAGATCGTGGCCACCGTGATCAACAAGTCGGCGATCGCTGCGGCCACAACGGCGACGGCCGTATCGGCCGCCCTTTCGTCCACAATCCCCGGAACCGCTTCGTCGGTCAACGCTCCCGCAGTACCTGTCCCGGTGGCCACACCAACTCCGCCACCCGCAACCACAACCAGTACGACCACGTTGGCGGCTCTGCGCGCCGAAAAGAAGCTGACCGGCGACAAGAAGGTCGAAAAGGTCATCCCGTTGAGCAAGCTAGCTCCCAGCAGCTCATCGGCGACGCTGCTTCCCACGGAGAAGAAGCTGTCCTCGTCGACGCTGACGCCGGCCCAGAACAAGCTGCTCAGCAAGGAGGCACTCTCGATCAAGTCGATCTTCGAGTCGAGTGCGGCCAAGCTGGACGACAAGATCACCGACGTGTACGAGTTCAAGGACGTCGAGTTCGACCTGGAACCGAAGGGAAGCGCCGTAACGGGTGCGGGCACTCCGCGCAAGCTTGTTTCGGATGTGCCGCAGGCGGAGGTGGTCAGCTCGTTGATTCCGGCGTTGCTAGTTGAGGAGAAGAAGGTCGTAGGGCTGAAGAAGGGACCGCTCGTGCGGAAAGCCGACCCGTTGGCCCTTGTGGACAAAAAGGTTAAGAAACCTTCACCCATCAAGGAAACGGACAAGCTCAAGCTGGTTCGTCGCGAGAAGGAGCGCGATCCGGAAAAGGAGAAACTCTTGTTGAGCGAGTTGGAAGGTGCGGCAGCGTCGTTCAGCAGCACGATGACGACGACTCCGGAGAAGTCTTCACCGCACTTTGCCGGATTTTCGTCGGCGTCAGCTACCAAGATTGAACATTCGTTTGATGTTCTGCGCAAGTCGCCCAACTTTAACGTGGCTCCGCATCGAGATGAAAAGGAAGAGGTCAAACCGGAACCGGCCAAGCTGGCCACCGTGACCAAGGGGATCTTCACACCGGTGATGTCCCCAACGGGACTGGAGTGCACCGAATCAATCAAGAGTCCGTTACGGGTGGAGGAGAAGGTAAAGGAGGAACCGACGCTGGAGAACTGTAAAAAGTACTTCAACGACATGAACTTTGAGTTTGATGCACCGAAGGTCGAGAAGCCTCCGTCGATTGCGGACAAGGTGCTGAAGGCGCTGAgtcaacagcaacagcagcaagcTGGTCACGCAAGCACCGTCAAGACGGAGTTCCCCAAGTACATCATACCAACTCCGGTTCACAAGCACCATCCCACGCCATCGGTGTCCATCGAACCCGTAATCGCCAGCTCGGTGACTCCAATCCCCACGGCGCCACTCAAGTTTGAAGCGACCAACTTTGCCGCGGTCATTCCAATCATCCCCGTTAAAACAATCCTCCCGCAACCGCTACCCCTCACAGAACCACCCAAAATCGAGCTACCCAACATCATCCTGAAGAAGGAGATTGACCTGTCCAAAACGATCCCCGTCGTGGCGACCCCACTTCTCAAAATCCCGTCCACCTTCACCGCCATCAAGCCGGAGATTCTTCCCCCGACGACCTGCACCAAGAGCCAAGATCTCACCGAATCAATCAAGAAGCTCGAAACGTCCAACCTGGTCCAGGCCGAATCCTCCCGCTTCACCCACCACGACGAGGACAGCACCGACAGCAACGACTCCGAGCATCGCCTCGTCATCGAAGATCCGGAAGCGCTGGACCACCCCAGCGTCGTCACCACCCCAAACCAACAAACCGACTTTGAAAAGCTCATCAAGGTCGAAGTCGAGGAGAAGCCGCACATTTCGCACGTTGACATGCACTCGGCAGCGTCCGCCGCGGCCGTTGCCGCCGTCGCCTGCAAGGAAAAGCTCGTCTACAAGACGGAACCCCCACCGGTCGAGCTCGTCAAGGACGAATCCAAGCCCAAACCGGCCAGCATCCTCGAAACCATCATCCAGAGCGAGCTGAACACGGCCGCTAGCCGCGGCATCGGTTCCCAAGGCTATCTCAAGCTCAAAGACCAACAGGACTCGTTTGCCCAAAATGAACTCGAGCGCCTTCGGCGCGAGGAACAActccaacagcaacaacaacaacaaaaccaacCTCCCCCTTCAAACCCAACCCCACAACCCGCTGTCGCTGAACCTGCAGACAAAAAAGCACCGGACTCAAGCACCGGCAGCACCGAatccctctctctcctgctcTGCGAAGAAACCATCCCCGGATCGCCGGCCCCCGTCTGTGGCGTCTCGTCGGCCGCCGCCCAGAAAGAGTCCACCAAGGTGTACGCGGAAACGGGCAGTTCGTTCCTGCAGCCGCAGAACATTGCAGCCAACGCCGCCGCCGCGTCCGATCTGAAGCCGGTCCCGATGGACCTGGAACCGGTGGCGGACACGACGATGAATCCGGCGAGGAAGGCGGCGGACACCGTCGATACGCCGACCAGCTCGCCGCGGGACTCGGTTAGCCAGGATGAGA ATCAAGAGCCGGACGCATCGCCCACCAAAAGAAGGAGGCAACGGAAGGCCAGCGAAGAGCCGACCATCAAGCGGAGACGAACCGCTGCTTCAGGGGGTGGTTATGGTTCGCGTGGGGGTCACCGGAACGTGCCCAGCAACG CCACCGACTCGGAGGACAACTCGGACTCGATGGCCTTCCAGCGAGGCGCCTCGGCCGGTGGCAACACGTCCGGAGCCGGAGGCGGTTCCAGCTCGGCGGCGTCCCCTGCCGGGGGGAAATCGGGCCGTCCCTGTCAGTACAactttttggtcaatttgg ATCCCGCCCTCAACAGCGCCCAGCGCGTGGCGATCCTCAAGAAGAAGATCCAGGAGCTGCGCAAAACGTACAACGCCATCAAGGCCGAGCTGGCCAGCATCGACCGGCGGCGGAAGAAGCTGCGAAGGCGCGAGCGCGAAAACAAAAAGCAGGCCAAACTGGCGGCCGCCGCAGCTGCTGCCGCCGGAGCGGCCAACATTTGA